Part of the Methanothermobacter sp. MT-2 genome is shown below.
CATCTTCAAATAACACTTTAAGCTTTTTTATGGTGATTCCAAGATGCATTCAAGGGCTTCAGCACCAGGTAAAGCCATACTATTCGGGGAACATGCAGTAGTTTATGGTAAACCCGCAATAGCAGTCGCAATAGACCAAAGGGCTAATGTAACCATTAAAGAATCCAGGAGAGATTATACAAGGATAAGATCTGAAGATCTTGGTATAGAGGCCATAATCAACCCAGAAACCGGACTAGAACTAAAAGGGGGCTCAGAGGGCATCCTAGCTTATATCCTTAAGGCTTTGGAATTTTATCATGATTCATCCCCCATAAACATAGAATTTGGGATGGAACTGCCCATAGGCGCGGGTTTAGGCTCATCAGCTGCCGTTACAGTCGCCACAATAGCAGCGCTAGACAAACACCACCAAAGAAAAATCATATTACCTTCAATAGCGAAAAGAGCCCATAAAATCGAATTAGAAGTCCAAGGTGCTGCAAGTCCACTTGACACAGCAACCTCAACCCACGGAGGCCTAATATACCTAGATGAGGAGAGAAAAATAGACCATATCAAAGGCGAACTTGAAGATTCCCTTATCATAGGATACACAGAATCAGAGGACACTGCAAAGATGGTTAGAAAAGTGAAGGAGCGCATGGAACACCACCCCAAGATCATGAACCTTATCATGGATACCATAGCACAGATCGCAAAAAAGGCGAAAAAAGCCCTGGAAACCAATGATAAATGCCTCGGGGAACTAATGAACATAAACCAGGGCCTATTAGATGCTATAGGTGTTAACACCCGCAGCCTATCAGAGATGATATATATTAGCAGAGAAGCGGGCGCAATAGGCTCCAAAATAACAGGAGCAGGTGGTGGTGGGAGCATAATAGCCTACTCCCCAACTAATAAAAATCAAATCCTAGAAGCTCTAAGAAAACAGGGATACAATGCCATGAAAGCAGACTTCTCAATCAAAGGGGTTCTCACAAATTAAGGTGTGCAAATTGATCATGCTAAAAATAGGTGGAAGCGTCATAACAGACAAAAGCGCCCCAAAACCCACCCTAAACCATGAAAACCTTAAAAGGATCGCTAAGGAGATCTCAGACTCCCTACCACCATCCCTTATAATAGTACATGGCGCAGGATCATTCGGCCATCCCCTGGCAAAAAAATATAGGATAGGAACTCCCACCACCAAAAGAGAACTGCCAAGGAAGATGATGGGATTCTCCATCATACAAAGATGGGTTAAACTTCTAAATATCAGGGTATGTGATGCGTTAAGAAAAGAAAACATTCCAGTTGTCTCAATACAACCTTCATCTTTTATAATAGCATTCAATGGAAGGATAAAACATGCAGATCCTAGGATAATAATCTCATACCTTGAAAAGGGATTCATACCAGTAACCTATGGTGATGTAGTGCTAGATGCAAACAAAGAATTGAAAATGTCAGTACTCTCAGGCGACCAAATCATAAAATACCTCGGGGAAACCCTAAAACCTGAAAAGGTCATACTCGGAACAGACGTAGACGGAGTATTCGACAAAGACCCTAAAAAGTATCCAGACGCCAAACTCATAAAAAAGATAAAATCCCCCAAAGACATCGAAATCGAAACCAGAACATCAAGGGATGTTACGGGAGAGATGATCGGGAAAATAAAAGAACTCTTACTATTAGCCGAAAAGGGGATAAAATCGGAGATAATAAATGCAAAAACACCCGGGAACATTAAAAAGGCCCTTCTAGGCCAGGAACTTAAAAAGACGATTATAGATGGGGATACAGATGATCTCGGATAGGAAATTGGAACACCTAATACTATGCACATACTATGATGTACAATACAAAAAAGACACAGGATTCAAGGACGTGGAACTCGTACACCACGCATTAACCCAAGTTAATACAGAAGAAATTGACCTGAGCATAAAATTACTTGGCAAAAAACTAAAATCGCCCATACTGATAACGGCCATAACTGGGGGCCATCCAGCAGCATACAAGATTAATAAGGCCCTTGCAAAAGCCGCTGAAAAACTAGGTATAGGATTGGGAGTTGGAAGCCAAAGAGCAGCTATAGAAGATCCTACACTTGAAGCCACTTATACCATTGCAAGGAAGGAAGCTCCATCAACACTCCTAATAGGGAATATTGGAGCGCCCCAAATAGAACATGCAGAGGCTGCAGTGAAAATGATAGATGCAGACGCCCTCGCAATCCATCTGAATCCACTACAAGAGTCCATACAACCCGGGGGTGACATAAACTCCACTGGACTCATCAACTCAATCAAAAAAATAACAGAAAACATAAACGTACCAGTAATTGTTAAAGAGACCGGCGCCGGCATCTCTGCAGAGGACGCACTCAAACTAGAAGAAATTGGAGTGGCGGCCATAGACATTGCAGGGGCCGGGGGGACAAGCTGGGCCGCTGTTGAAACCTACAGGGCGAAAGAAAAATATCTGGGGAAATTATACTGGGATTGGGGCATTCCCACAGCTGCTAGCACAGTAGAAGTCACCCAGACAGTTAAAATACCTGTAATAGCATCAGGTGGGATAAGAAGCGGATTAGACGCTGCGAAAGCCATAGCACTAGGAGCTGATGGTGTGGGCATAGCCCTACCAGTCCTAAAAGCTGCTCAGAAAGGCTACAAGGAAGTCATCAAAGTAATTGAAAGGTTCAATAAAGCCTTGGAAGTGGCCATGTACCTAGTGGGCGCCCAGAACATAAAAGAACTTAGAAGGGTCCCAGTTGTGATAAAAGGCGAGACAAGAACATGGCTCCATGAAAGGGGCTTTGACACATCAAAATATGCAAGGAGGCCACGATATTGACCGTGGAGATCATAGCAATCGGAGGCTACGAAGAAGTAGGAAAAAACATGTCAGCAGTCAAAATAAACGATGACGTGGTAATATTTGACATGGGCATACACCTTGACCGCGTACATGTACACGAGGATACCGACATAGCGAGGATGCATAGCCTAGACCTCATAGAAAGAGGAGTCATACCAGATGACACACTCATGAGAGAAGTTAACGGCAAAGTAAGGGCAATAGTATTCACACATGGCCACCTAGACCATATCGGTGGAGTGGCTAAACTAGCACACCGCTACAACGCACCAATAATAGGAACACCCTACACAATAGCATTGATAGAACGTATAATAAAATCTGAGAGGAAATTCAACGTCACAAACAAGTTAGAGGTTCTAAATGCTGGCGAAAAATGTCAACTATCACCTGACATGACACTAGAGTTTATAAATGTTACACATAGCATACCACAATCAGTTATAGCAGCCCTACACACTTCAGAGGGTATAATAGTATATGGTTTGGATTTCAAGTTTGACGACCACCAGATAATATCCCCTTCACCAGATTATCAACGCTTAAAGGAGCTCGGACGCAAGGGAGTATTAGCCTTAATAGTGGAAACAACAAGGGTAGCTGATCAGGAAGAAGTTAAAACACCATCAGAAAAAGTTGCGAGGATAATACTCAAAGATATAATGAAAAGACCCTTAGAAGAAGAGGCTGGTCTGATAGTAACCACATTCTCATCACATATAGAACGTATACAAGCCATAAGTGATATAGCAAGAAAAAGCGACAGACAAATACTTTTACTTGGAAGATCAATGGAAAGATATTGTAGCCTAGCAGAATCCATGGGAATCCTAAAATTGCCAGAAAATGCTAGCATATTCGGAAGTCCTAAATCAGTTAACAGGGCCCTTACAAGGGCCGAAGCCAAGAGAGAAGATTATATTCTTGTTACAACTGGACACCAGGGGGAGCCAGACGCCCTATTACCCAGGATAGCTAATAGTAAAACACAATTTAATGTCAGGCAGGGAGACAATATCATAATATCGGCTCCAGTCATACCCAATCCAATGAATATAGCGAACCGTAACCTTATGGAGAAAAGACTCGTCTCAAGCGGGGCTAGAATTTACACAAACGCACACGTATCAGGACATGCTGGTAAAGAAGATCACAGGGATTTCCTGAGGATGTTAAACCCTGTGCATGTGATCCCAGCCCATGGCGACATCTACATGCTATCAGCATATGCCGAACTTGCCGAGGAAGAAGGTTACAGGCTGGGTAACGACATTCACATCTTAAGGAATGGGCAAGCCCAAGTCTTCGATGGAGGGATCTGATTTGGATTTAATGGAAACGCTTGGAGAATACTCCAATATCATAAACCCAAAACTAGAGAAGATATTATCTGATATAACACCTGAGAGCTTATATGGGGCGTCAATGCACCTTATAAGTGCTGGTGGGAAAAAAATCAGGCCAACGTTAGCTCTTCTCAGCTGCCAGGCTGTAGGTGGTGAAATAGAAGATGCCATGAACGTGGCAGTAGCCATCGAGCTAATACACACATTCTCACTCATACACGATGATATCATGGACAAAGATGAAATGAGAAGAGGCGAACCATCAGTCCATGTACTATGGGGGGAATCAATGGCAATACTCGCAGGCGACATACTATTCTCAAAGGCCTTCGAAAGCACACTAAAAACAAAAATCGATGAAATGTCATATAAACGTGTTACAGATGCATTATCAGCCATCATAGACTCCTGCATAAAAATATGCGAGGGACAAGCCCTAGACATGAGCTTCGAGGAAAGTTTTAATGTTAAAGAGGAAGAATACCTTGAGATGATCTACAAAAAGACAGCAGCCTTAATATCAGCCGCCACAAGATCGGGGGCCATAATGGGCGGGGGCACCCCTGAAGAAGTCGAAGTGCTTGGCGAATATGGAAAATTGATAGGACTAGCATTCCAAATCCACGACGACTACCTAGACATAACAGGCAACGAAAAAACCTTGGGGAAACCCATAGGAAGCGACATAGCAGAGGGAAAAATGACAATACTCACAGTGAAAACATTAGAAAAAGCCTCAAAAGAAGACAGAGAAAAATTGATAGAAATACTAGAAGCAAGAAACCAGAAAAGGGTTAAAGAAGCCATAAAAATCTTTAAAAAATACGACTCAATCAACTACGCCCAAAGACTAGCCCAAGAATACACAAAAAGAGCCAAAGAAAAACTCAAAATCCTAAAAGACTCAAAAGCAAAAAAACACCTAGAAGAAATAGCAGACTTCATAATAGAAAGAAAACACTAAAAAAAAGGTAAACATGATAGACAAGACAATATACAAATACGCCCTCATAAACGCAGTAAAACACAAAGGCAAGGCCATGGAAAAGGCAGTGATAGGGGCAGTGATGAGCAACGAACCACAACTCAGAAAAAAAGCCCAACAAGTATCAAAGAAAACAAAAAATATAGTGGAAAACGTCAACAAAATGACCCCACAAGAACAAAAAAGAGAACTCCAAAAACTAGGAATAAAACTAGAAGAAAAAAAAGAAACCAAAAAAAAGAAAAAACTACCACCACTACCCAACATCCAAGAAAAAGTCATCATGAGATTCGCACCAAACCCCAGCGGACCCCTCCACATAGGACACGCAAGAGCAGCCATATTAAACCACGAATACGCCAAAAAATACAATGGCAAACTAATACTCCGCATGGAAGACACAGACCCCAGAAGAGTAGACCCCAAAGCCTACCAGATGATACAAGAAGACCTAAAATGGCTAGGAATAAAATGGGACCAACTCATAATACAAAGCGACAGAATACCCACCTATTACAAACACGCGAAAAAAATACTAGAAAAAGGTGGAGGATACATCTGCACATGCAAACCAACAGAATTCAAAAAACTAAAAGACCAATCCAAGTCATGCCCGTGCAGAAACCTCCCAACAAAGGAAAACCTCAAACGCTGGGAACAAATGCAAAAAATGCCAGAAGGCAAAGCAGTCCTCAGAATAAAAACAGACCTCAAACACAAAAACCCGG
Proteins encoded:
- a CDS encoding mevalonate kinase; amino-acid sequence: MHSRASAPGKAILFGEHAVVYGKPAIAVAIDQRANVTIKESRRDYTRIRSEDLGIEAIINPETGLELKGGSEGILAYILKALEFYHDSSPINIEFGMELPIGAGLGSSAAVTVATIAALDKHHQRKIILPSIAKRAHKIELEVQGAASPLDTATSTHGGLIYLDEERKIDHIKGELEDSLIIGYTESEDTAKMVRKVKERMEHHPKIMNLIMDTIAQIAKKAKKALETNDKCLGELMNINQGLLDAIGVNTRSLSEMIYISREAGAIGSKITGAGGGGSIIAYSPTNKNQILEALRKQGYNAMKADFSIKGVLTN
- a CDS encoding isopentenyl phosphate kinase; this translates as MIMLKIGGSVITDKSAPKPTLNHENLKRIAKEISDSLPPSLIIVHGAGSFGHPLAKKYRIGTPTTKRELPRKMMGFSIIQRWVKLLNIRVCDALRKENIPVVSIQPSSFIIAFNGRIKHADPRIIISYLEKGFIPVTYGDVVLDANKELKMSVLSGDQIIKYLGETLKPEKVILGTDVDGVFDKDPKKYPDAKLIKKIKSPKDIEIETRTSRDVTGEMIGKIKELLLLAEKGIKSEIINAKTPGNIKKALLGQELKKTIIDGDTDDLG
- a CDS encoding isopentenyl-diphosphate delta-isomerase; this encodes MISDRKLEHLILCTYYDVQYKKDTGFKDVELVHHALTQVNTEEIDLSIKLLGKKLKSPILITAITGGHPAAYKINKALAKAAEKLGIGLGVGSQRAAIEDPTLEATYTIARKEAPSTLLIGNIGAPQIEHAEAAVKMIDADALAIHLNPLQESIQPGGDINSTGLINSIKKITENINVPVIVKETGAGISAEDALKLEEIGVAAIDIAGAGGTSWAAVETYRAKEKYLGKLYWDWGIPTAASTVEVTQTVKIPVIASGGIRSGLDAAKAIALGADGVGIALPVLKAAQKGYKEVIKVIERFNKALEVAMYLVGAQNIKELRRVPVVIKGETRTWLHERGFDTSKYARRPRY
- a CDS encoding hydrolase, which produces MTVEIIAIGGYEEVGKNMSAVKINDDVVIFDMGIHLDRVHVHEDTDIARMHSLDLIERGVIPDDTLMREVNGKVRAIVFTHGHLDHIGGVAKLAHRYNAPIIGTPYTIALIERIIKSERKFNVTNKLEVLNAGEKCQLSPDMTLEFINVTHSIPQSVIAALHTSEGIIVYGLDFKFDDHQIISPSPDYQRLKELGRKGVLALIVETTRVADQEEVKTPSEKVARIILKDIMKRPLEEEAGLIVTTFSSHIERIQAISDIARKSDRQILLLGRSMERYCSLAESMGILKLPENASIFGSPKSVNRALTRAEAKREDYILVTTGHQGEPDALLPRIANSKTQFNVRQGDNIIISAPVIPNPMNIANRNLMEKRLVSSGARIYTNAHVSGHAGKEDHRDFLRMLNPVHVIPAHGDIYMLSAYAELAEEEGYRLGNDIHILRNGQAQVFDGGI
- a CDS encoding dimethylallyltranstransferase; protein product: MDLMETLGEYSNIINPKLEKILSDITPESLYGASMHLISAGGKKIRPTLALLSCQAVGGEIEDAMNVAVAIELIHTFSLIHDDIMDKDEMRRGEPSVHVLWGESMAILAGDILFSKAFESTLKTKIDEMSYKRVTDALSAIIDSCIKICEGQALDMSFEESFNVKEEEYLEMIYKKTAALISAATRSGAIMGGGTPEEVEVLGEYGKLIGLAFQIHDDYLDITGNEKTLGKPIGSDIAEGKMTILTVKTLEKASKEDREKLIEILEARNQKRVKEAIKIFKKYDSINYAQRLAQEYTKRAKEKLKILKDSKAKKHLEEIADFIIERKH